GGGGGGTTTACTTGtactaatattattttgtagttAGACATTCTTCATTGCTAGTATGTGAGTGAgtataatcataaaatattaaataaacaaattattagATGGGTTTCTCAAATTTTAACATActcatttaatatttatttgtattttttttagataCTCACATGTTAGCAAGGGGATGCGCTAACGTGCATATAAGCTGATTAATGTAAAGTATGTAAagctgaaataaaaaaaaaaccgttGAGCATCTTGATGGTTATAACCATTTagagtattattatttttagcataaatttAGACAGTAGGGTTTTAGAATAACATAGTCTTGATGCACATAATACTCCTTTCGTTTTACATTAATTGTCGttttagaattaaaatattgtttcatttttaaatgttattttatgtTTCCAATGCAAAAATTATTAACGATATTATACAGTTTACTGGTTGAAATATGATTAGGTGTATAAGTAACATAGCCGTGACTAGTAAAATTTTTTTGAAGCATTGGCCAAGAGCatcattttatgaaaatttacataTAAAGCATATTTTACAAAGTTGGTCTATTGATAACTATTTTCTAAGGTCTTAAACTTAAATCCAAATTATTACTAGTATTCTTAAGATCCTTTTTTATACAATCACAACTTAATTGTAAAAACGATTAACTACAACTATGTCTacatttctttttaatatatatatatatatatattattttttacttttttataccatctgaatatgatatttttcaTATGTTATGAAGTGTTACCATAAAACATATCTTTTTGAATAGAAATCACTATTAATATCGTTAGATAACTCTTTGAATATTAtcatttattcaaaattataaaatgtttttgtgATTGAAAAATAGTAGTAAATACTATTTCtactaaagattatattttGGTGTGTTATAgcttttaaaagtttaatataaaaataagaagtATTCTTCAGTAAAATTTTctatgaaatttttattttacaaaaatcatttttgtaTTATTTCACTGTGGAAGAAATTAGTAAAAGTTaaagatatttatttatgtgGCATGTGACACACAAAATCTTTGTCATGGCTCTGATAGATaatagtgtttttattttggaaatatccaaaattaattttttttaatttgtatgcatAAACCTAAAATGACAACTAAAGTAGAACGGAAGGTGtattaataaatagaaaaaacataaaatcattAGTTTTCTAATTGTATGAAACATATTCGTTCCCGTCAATAAAGAGAACGCAATCGACACTTTTAAAGATTAAGATAACaaatgacgtcaaaaaaaaaagattaagatAACTAACTAGCGGAATGTGTTAGAATGATAGGTCAAAACTAACTAATAATCTTTTAAACTAGGTAAATTTGTTTGAGTCGGCTTGTAATACAAACTGTTATCCCATTCTgattgatttataaaattattattgaaAAAGGTCACCACAGTAGTATATTAATTTtccgattaaaaaaaaacacaattaagAGGAAAAGAATTAAAAGACTTTTCTTTGTTCACTGTTCTGCTCAATGCGACGCGACTTCGAGTGtaatcgtctctctctctctcgatctcgaTCAATGTCATTGATGCAAGCTTTTCACCAAATCGAACATTGCAGAAGAACAAAGACTTCTTCCTCGCTGTCATACCCTTACTCAAAGTTTCCATCTTTGTCCTAAAATCAACTTGTCGGAACTCGCAAGCtcgtgtcttttttttttccttttccttccGACCaaagacttcttcttcttcctctgttaaTGTCACTATGAAAACACTAAATCTCCTTCCTttgatcttcttctcctctcttctctcctcttcCCCAGTAACACTCGCTGCCTTCTCGGAGTTAGGCTACTCAACCGTGTACGATTCTTCACCGGCATCATTCGGCGAGTACAACGAAGCCCAACCCTCCCCGAAGATCAGCTACGATCGGCTCATCGAGGTACGAAGAAACTGCAAATCAGTCTTATCCTCAGCCTCCGAGCTAAACATCGACTCAATCTCCCGAGATCTCCGCAAAGCCAAGAAAAGCCTCTCCTTTCGCAACGGAGACTGGTCGCAACCCCCCGGCGGCGACTCTCCGATCCTCCCCTTCCGCTCAACCAacacatcatcatcaccaacaacaAAGCCTCTGAACCTCGTCTCCTTCCGCGTAACAGATCTAGATCTCCCGCACCGAACCAAGAGATACGTCGGCGTCAACGGCGTCCTCCTCTTAGCGATCTCGACGTTCGACGATCTAGCCTCGAGAGGAGCGCGCGAGTTCGAGCTCTGGCCGAGTCACACTCAGCTTAAAATCAATTTCCAAGGAGTCTACGTTGAGAACGATAACGATGGAGAACGAGTCTTGTGTATGCTCGGGGAGACAATGCTCCCTTCCCGGGACTCTGAGTCTCCTTCCGATCCGTGGAAATGGGTTAAGGAGCACGAGGCTCCTCCGCTTCTCCAAGATGATCAGATCCGACTCATTCTTCGTTACCCGAAAGCATTCACGTTGACCACAAGGGTGATCCAAGGAGAGGTTAAGAGTCTTAACCAGAAACCTAACCTAAAGTTCTTCGACAAGATCAGTATCTCCTCTCAGTTAAGTAATTCAGCTCAATACAGCTTCGTCTCTGATGAGTTAGTATCAAAGGCTTGTGCAAATGGAACCATTAGTACTATTACTGGAATTGATGTCTATAAAGGGAAAGGCTTTTGCAATCTTCTTCAAAGAGTTAGTTATAACGCGCCTTTCGCAGTCCTACCTAACTGGAAATGCAACGGCACCGATGAGTTCTGCAGGAAGTTAGGTCCTTTCGCGTCCGATGGAGACATCAAATCAACAGACGGCGGATTTAAAGACGTGAGCCTTTATATGCAAAACATACACTGCGAAGAAGAAACTGCAGCTAAGTCTCACGCCAATGCTGTGACGAAAGTCTCTGCCGTGTTCCGCGCGGTTCACCCTAGTGAGAATCTTTACCTCTCGGGGAGGAGGTCAGGGCTTGACAACATGACTGTTATAGCCGAAGGGGTTTGGACGCCGTCGAGCGGGCAGTTATGTATGGTTGCTTGTAGGCGTGGGGAGGCAGACGGATGCAACGCTCGTGTTTGTTTGTATATTCCGACGACGTTTTCCATACGGCAGAGGAGTATACTCGTTGGGACGTTCTCTTGTCTCAACACGGAGAAGAATCTGACTCTGTCTTTCTCTCCTTTATCGTTTGAGAAGTTAGTGGAGCCTATGGATATGCAGAACTACTTCCAGTCTTCTTCCGTTACGCATCCGTCTTACAGCTACTCGAAGACGGACGAAGCTGGGAGCATCCTCGAGAGGAACCAGGAGTTCTCTTTCACTACTATTATCAAGAAGTCGGTGATGAAGTTTCCGAAGCTGGAAGACTCCGATGACTCTCTTTCGAGTCTGTCTCTTCTTGCTGAGGATCTGACATTCCATACGCCTGCTTTCACCGAGAAGAAGACACTGATGACAAACTTTGGGATGGATGTTCTCTCTCTTGGTCCGTTGTTTGGACTCTTCTGGAGGAGTTCTAATGCCTCCATTGACGAGCAAACTCCCTACAAGACAAAAGATCAGTACACTGAGAAGCAGCTTCTTCTGAATGTTTCAGCTCAAATCTCACTCACAAGTGGTAACTTCTCTAAGATCTTCTTAGAAGGTCTGTACGACGAGCATACGGGTAGAATGTATCTTGTGGGATGCAGAGACGTGAGAGCCTCATGGGAAGTCTTGTCCGCTAGCGGCGATCTTGAATCCGGGCTAGACTGTTTGATGTACGTGGTGGTTTCTTATCCTCCCATTAAGTCGAGATGGTTAGCTGATCCGACGGCTAAGGTTTCGATATCCAGCAGAAGACCGGACGATGATCCTCTCTACTTCAAACCGCTGAAGCTTAAGACAACGCCGATTTTCTACAGAAGACAGCGTGAGGACATTCTTTCGCGTGCAGGCGTTGAAGGGATCCTCAGGGTTCTCACGCTTACCTTCTCTATTGGTTGCATCGCTAGCCAGCTGTTTTACTTCGGAACCAGTCCAGATTCGGTTCCTTTCGTTTCGCTTGTGATGCTTGGAGTTCAAGCTATTGGTTACAGCTTGCCGTTGATCACTGGCGCAGAAGCTCTCTTTAAAAGAAAAGCATCAGCTTCAGGAACGGCCTATGAAACGCCGTCGTATGATCTACAGAGGAGTCAGTGGTTTAATGTGATTGACTACACTGTGAAGCTCCTTGTGATGGTTTGCTTTCTACTAACGCTAAGGCTTTGTCAGAAAGTGTGGAAGTCTCGTGTCAGGCTCTTCACTAGAGCAACACCTCAAGAACCGCATAAAGTTCCAAGTGATAGGCGTGTGCTTCTGGTTTCCTTGTTCTTACACGCGCTAGGTTACATACTAGCTTTGGCTCTTCATCCAGCGAGGACAGAGAGGTTTACTCAAGTGTATGGAAGCTACACGCCTGGTGCTACAAACTGGTGGCAAACCGAAACAGAGGAGTACATTGGTTTGGTTCAAGACTTCTTCTTGCTTCCTCAGGTGATTGCTAACTTTATATGGCAGATTGATTCAAAGCAGCCGCTAAGGAAGCTGTATTACTTGGGGATCACGCTAGTGAGGCTTTTCCCTCACGTCTATGACTACTTCGTTGGCTCTGTTCCTGATCCTTACTTCATTGGAGAAGAACACGAGTTTGTTAATCCAAATCTCGATTTCTTCTCCAAGTTTGGGGATGTTGCTATACCAGTTACCGCGATTATGCTTGCAGTTGTTGTGTTTGTTCAGCAGAGATGGGACTATGACAAGCTGTCTCAGGCTTTAAGCTTTGGTCGGTTTAGGATTCTCCCTTCTAGATCTGTTAAGTACGAGAGAGTAATGTCTGAATCAGAGATGGTTTCTAGAGTCTCTGTCAATGGAAACCACAGTGATGAAGAATgagttattttcttcttcttgatgttgTTGTGCTAATATTGATGTCTTGATTGATTCCATACCAAGTAATGGATTATGTCCTTGTGACCTACCATGTAACTactgttttaaaaagatttttgatgtttcaatatgtaaatgttttcatattttatgaaTCTTTATTAGAAACTGTATTACTAATTATACTAGGGGCGGAGATCCGCGCAAGTGCGGGATGTTAAAGATAGATGTTGTACGTGAAATTGTTATAGGAGGTGGAGTCAAGTGTTTGTGAAATTGTTATAGGAGGTGGAGTCAAGTGTTTGGTTAGTATACTTGTAGTGATTATCAGAAGAGATGAATAAGAAGGGTAGAGATGTGTAAATTCATAGTTATGCACATGTATAATGTTGGAAATTCTATTTAAATGAAAATGCTAATGAAGATAGCGCATGCGAAGGGGATGTATATTTCTATACTGCATGTTTACTTATGTTAAGGTGTATCATCGTATTTTGTAACCGTAATACTAAATTTTAAGTCAATCCTTTAAACaattaaaacttataaactGTTTTCGTCGGATAAGGTCTGTAGCCGTAAATGGCTTTGAAAAAACATGGAAATAGGGAAAAACTGGAGAGTATGAAATAGGATATGCATAGTaatataagaaattataaaCAAACGCAAGCAGAGTTTGGGTTCACGTTTTCATTGCTTaaaaactctcattcatgggGGTGTATGCGTCCACCTTTCACATCAGCCGTAGATGTGTTGCTGGCAGAAGCGGAAGTGGATGCGTCCCCACACTTCCCTTCAACAAATGGTGTTTCATTGATGTTGCAACTCTGGAGAGAGGTTCAGATGAGGTATTTTAAACATGAGTCGCATGAAAAAATTTAGTTGAGTATAGACTGTAATACCTCGGTGTTAAAACTGTCACTGGCTGCGGAAACGGTGAAGGTGCAGTGGTCTGGGGAGAAATTGTGTGGAGTGACACGTATATGGAAATCTAAATCTGTCCCTCCAAGTTCTGCCTTGAGTTTCTTGTCGACACCACAAAAACCTCATCAAGAAGAAGAGCAGCTGATCTTGCTTAGCGAGCATAAGCATCTCCTTGTCGAACACAACAAAAGTGGCATAGTTATTCCCATCATCAACCAATAATTCAACATGGTACCTgaataaacaaaacatgagtGATCGAAATGCTAAAATTAgtgtatattgtttttttatgaGTATGTAAAGTTCTTACTTTACTACATTGGTGACATTGTGATTAACACATTGGTTGCAGCGGAGAGATGCGGCAGATCTGTCTAGTTTTTTGCTGCAGCGAGTGCAAGAGACATAGTACCAGCCATTTTGGCTCAAGACCTCGAGAATCTGAAccttgtaaataaaataaaattcctGTGTGTTCACCAAGAGAATGTaccatttaatattaaaatttaaagatgaaacatattttaactTTAAGGGAAGCCTATTAGGTACCTGCTCGTAACAGTTTCATCCCGAATTTTCTCCGTCTAGAATCAAGCTAGCATGTGTCAAATTCTATTTACGACAAAAGGATATGCTAATTCTAAAATTTAACTCAAGCAAAAATGCAAAGCTTTTACCTCTTGGAGAATTCTCTTGAATGCATCTCCAACTTGAGTGACCAACTGCGGCGGAATTTTATTCCCGTGCATGTCATAAAGTCGATAACTGAGATAGGAAAAAGCCAGATTATACTTATAAGCGTtgatttttatgacaaaaaaataactcGTTAAAATAATAGGACGTACATGCAGgaaaagggggtctttcgagatCATGAttgattacgcgtttaagcacacaccaattaacctaatgtgccaacaataccacaatcgaatgatatgtcattgtagcattttaggatcgaatccacagagaactagagacttataacaccaagaatacacaaaccttcctaatctaagcaaacaagaagatagatgatttgtaacaaactaatatcctagaaatataaacaagtgaatccatgggctaagggaattgacttcaagtaactaagatccaatctaggtgacaagctttcaatcaaagtaatctcttaagtctaaacacaattttagacaagtcctatgtctaggtaaatgtccatttgcttagaaatcattaaacatcaaatgtctttggcttaattcaatcaagcaatctttaagttcaagtttaataactatctagcaattttaacatcaagtgtccttggctaatctcactagagcttagttgagttgattcaaacacttcatctaatcatgtctgatgagaagtgtttagaaatcaggtttagagtgatcaagactaaacaagcattaaaaatactcaacaagcaagttcatacaaggatctaatacaataacaccatagatcttcactaagttactctaatctccctaacccatgaattcttaaggaaactactcactaatcttcatgaaaacacttaatctcataatagattgaagcatattcaagta
This Brassica napus cultivar Da-Ae chromosome C6, Da-Ae, whole genome shotgun sequence DNA region includes the following protein-coding sequences:
- the LOC111207097 gene encoding uncharacterized protein LOC111207097 — translated: MKTLNLLPLIFFSSLLSSSPVTLAAFSELGYSTVYDSSPASFGEYNEAQPSPKISYDRLIEVRRNCKSVLSSASELNIDSISRDLRKAKKSLSFRNGDWSQPPGGDSPILPFRSTNTSSSPTTKPLNLVSFRVTDLDLPHRTKRYVGVNGVLLLAISTFDDLASRGAREFELWPSHTQLKINFQGVYVENDNDGERVLCMLGETMLPSRDSESPSDPWKWVKEHEAPPLLQDDQIRLILRYPKAFTLTTRVIQGEVKSLNQKPNLKFFDKISISSQLSNSAQYSFVSDELVSKACANGTISTITGIDVYKGKGFCNLLQRVSYNAPFAVLPNWKCNGTDEFCRKLGPFASDGDIKSTDGGFKDVSLYMQNIHCEEETAAKSHANAVTKVSAVFRAVHPSENLYLSGRRSGLDNMTVIAEGVWTPSSGQLCMVACRRGEADGCNARVCLYIPTTFSIRQRSILVGTFSCLNTEKNLTLSFSPLSFEKLVEPMDMQNYFQSSSVTHPSYSYSKTDEAGSILERNQEFSFTTIIKKSVMKFPKLEDSDDSLSSLSLLAEDLTFHTPAFTEKKTLMTNFGMDVLSLGPLFGLFWRSSNASIDEQTPYKTKDQYTEKQLLLNVSAQISLTSGNFSKIFLEGLYDEHTGRMYLVGCRDVRASWEVLSASGDLESGLDCLMYVVVSYPPIKSRWLADPTAKVSISSRRPDDDPLYFKPLKLKTTPIFYRRQREDILSRAGVEGILRVLTLTFSIGCIASQLFYFGTSPDSVPFVSLVMLGVQAIGYSLPLITGAEALFKRKASASGTAYETPSYDLQRSQWFNVIDYTVKLLVMVCFLLTLRLCQKVWKSRVRLFTRATPQEPHKVPSDRRVLLVSLFLHALGYILALALHPARTERFTQVYGSYTPGATNWWQTETEEYIGLVQDFFLLPQVIANFIWQIDSKQPLRKLYYLGITLVRLFPHVYDYFVGSVPDPYFIGEEHEFVNPNLDFFSKFGDVAIPVTAIMLAVVVFVQQRWDYDKLSQALSFGRFRILPSRSVKYERVMSESEMVSRVSVNGNHSDEE